The sequence GAGCCAGGCCTCCGGTGAGTTCTTCGCCGGATTCATCACCGAGAAGTCGCTGAGCGTCGACAACCTCTTCGTCTTCGTCCTGATCATGGCGAAGTTCTCGGTGCCCTCGCACCTCCAGCAGCGTGTGCTGCTGATCGGTGTGCTCATCGCCCTGGTGCTCCGGGCGATCTTCATCGCCGCGGGTGCCGCCGTGATCGCGAACTTCTCGTGGGTGTTCTACATCTTCGGCGCGTTCCTGATCTACACCGCCTGGAAGCTCATCCAGGAGGCCCGTGCCGGCGAGGAGGAAGAGGAGTTCGAGGAGAACCGCCTCCTCAAGAAGATCGAGCAGCGTTTCGGCGTCGCCGACCAGTACCACGGCACGAAGCTCTTCATCCAGAAGAACGGCAAGCGCATCATGACGCCCCTGATGGTGGTCATGCTCGCCATCGGTATGACCGACGTGCTGTTCGCCCTGGACTCCATCCCGGCGATCTTCGGCCTGACCCAGGACCCGTACATCGTCTTCACGGCCAACGCGTTCGCGCTGATGGGCCTGCGTCAGCTGTACTTCCTCATCGGCGGTCTGCTGAAGAAGCTGGTCCACCTCAGCTACGGCCTGTCGGTGATCCTCGGCTTCATCGGCGTCAAGCTGGTGCTGCACGCCCTGCACGAGTCCGGGGTGCACACGCCCGAGATCTCCATCCCGTTCTCGCTCTCCGTCATCTGCGGTGTCCTGGTGATCACCACGATCACCAGCCTCATCGCGAGCAAGAAGCAGGCGGCGGCCGAGGCGGAGGAGGCCGCGAAGGCCGAGACCGCGGGCTCCGCCGACGAGGAGAGCAAGACCCTCAACTGACCCGGAGCCGCCCCGGGCGGCCCAGGGAGACACCGGCGGCGGCCGGGGTGGACACGGTGAATTCCGTCCACTCCGGCCGCTTTCGTATGCGTGGAACGCGCGTACGCACGGGGAGGGCGCCTGCGCGGAAGATGCGCGCGCCCAGTGGGCGCGTGCGCGGAAGCCGCGGGTGTGCGGAAGGTGCGGCCGGGGGCGCGGTGTCACCAGCCGCGGGCGCGCCAGGCGGGCAGCTGGGGACGCTCGGCGCCGAGCGTCGTGTCGTGCCCGTGGCCCGGGTAGACCCACGTCTCGTCGGGCAGCACGTCGAACAGCTTCGTCTCGACGTCGCTCAGGAGGCTCGCGAAGGCCTCGGGGTCCTGGTGCGTGTTCCCGACCCCGCCCGGGAAGAGGCAGTCCCCGGTGAACAGGTGCGGGGCGCCGTGCGGGTCGTCGTAGACCAGGGCGATGGAGCCGGGGGTGTGGCCGACCAGGTGGCGTGCGGTCAGCTCGACCCGGCCGACGGTGATGGTGTCGCCGTCCTCGACCAGGACATCGGTCGGCACGGGGATGCCCTCGGCGTCGTAGCGGCCCGCGTACGTCCGGGCGCCCGTCGCCCCGGCCACCTGGGCCAGCGCCTGCCAGTGGTCCCCGTGCCGATGGGTGGTGACGACGGACGCGATCCCGTCGTCACCGATCAGCGCGAGCAGGGTCTCCGGCTCGGCGGCCGCGTCGATCAGCAACTGCTCGCCGGTGGCCCGGCAGCGCAGCAGATACGCGTTGTTGTCCATCGCGCCGACGGCGACCTTGGAGATCATCAGATCCGTCAGTTCGTGCACGCTCGCCGGTCCGCCGACCTTCACCGCTCCGCTGTACGTCATACGGCTCAGCCTATAGCGGGGGCAGCGTGGGCAGCGGGCCTCCGGCCACCGTCAGGGCGGAGCCGTCACGGCGCCCGCAGAGCCAGCCCAGCAGCTCCGCGGCGGGCCCCTGCACGGTCACCAGGTCGCTCGGCGGTCCGCCGCCCGTGCTCCAGGTGCGGCCGTCGAGATCGGTCAGCCCGGTGGCGGGCACGCTCTCGTTGCCCAGGAAGCGATCGGCGAGGAAGGCGATCTCCCGCTCCGTGAACTCGGCGGGGAGGTCCTCCAGCTCGTAGCCGATGCCGAGGTCGACGTGGTGCAGCTCCACCTCGACCCAGCGCCGGAAGGGGACCCGGGACGCGGAATCCGTCACCCCGTTGCGCAGGGTGACCGTCCGGGACCAGTCGGCCGGTTCGCCGCTGACCGCCCGCAGGGCGTCCGCGGTCTCCCGCAGGTCGGCCAGCTGCTCGGCGACCGGGCGGGACGCGCCGTCGGCGATGTCGGCGTCGCGGGTTTCGCTGCTCGCGTACATCGGGAGGCCCCGGAGAACATTTCCGAGCGCGTCGGCGTTACGTGACAGGTGGGCCAGAACATGGCCCCGACTCCATCCGGGCAGCCGTGACGGCTCGGTGACAGCGGCGTCGTCCAGTTTTCCGACTGCGTCGAGCAGCCGTTCGGTCGCTTCGCGTACAGCTCCCAGGTCGTGCGCATGATCCATCATGCGGCCGAGCCTAGCCCCGCCACTCATTCGGGTGAAGGAGGGGAAGCATGGCCGTAAATCGAATGTACGTGCTATACGCTCGGAATCGAAAGCTTCGTACACCGCTGTGGCGCCCCCCATACCCTGGGAGAGGGGCTCAGTTCCCCCGCTTCTCTCTAGAAAGGTGCGGACCGGCGTGGCCGACCGTCTCATCGTCCGTGGCGCGCGCGAGCACAATCTGAAGAACGTCTCGCTCGACCTCCCCCGCGACTCCCTCATCGTCTTCACCGGGCTCTCCGGGTCGGGCAAGTCGTCCCTCGCGTTCGACACGATCTTCGCCGAGGGGCAGCGTCGCTATGTCGAGTCCCTCTCCTCGTACGCCCGGCAGTTCCTCGGCCAGATGGACAAGCCGGACGTCGACTTCATCGAAGGTCTCTCCCCGGCCGTCTCCATCGACCAGAAGTCGACCTCGCGCAACCCGCGCTCGACGGTCGGCACCATCACCGAGGTCTACGACTACCTCCGGCTGCTCTTCGCCCGGATCGGCAAGCCGCACTGTCCCGAGTGCCGTCGCCCCATCTCCCGCCAGTCGCCGCAGGCCATCGTCGACAAGGTCCTCGGTCTGCCCGAGGGCAGCCGCTTCCAGGTCCTCTCGCCGCTGGTGCGCGAGCGCAAGGGCGAGTTCGTCGACCTCTTCGCCGATCTCCAGACCAAGGGCTACAGCCGCGCCCGGGTGGACGGCGAGACCATCCAGCTCGCCGAGCCGCCGGCACTCAAGAAGCAGGAGAAGCACACCATCGAGGTGGTCGTCGACCGCCTCACCGTCAAGGACAGCGCCAAGCGCCGGCTGACCGACTCGGTCGAGACCGCGCTCGGCCTCTCCGGCGGCATGGTCGTGCTCGACTTCGTCGACCTCCCCGAGGACGACCCCGAGCGCGAGCGGATGTATTCCGAGCACCTCTACTGCCCGTACGACGACCTCTCCTTCGAGGAGCTGGAGCCGCGCTCCTTCTCCTTCAACTCGCCCTTCGGCGCCTGCCCCGACTGCACCGGCATCGGTACGCGCATGGAGGTCGACCCGGAGCTGATCGTCCCGGACGAGGAGAAGTCCCTCGACGAGGGAGCCATCCACCCCTGGTCCCACGGGCACACCAAGGAGTATTTCGGCCGTCTGATCGGCGCGCTCTCCGAAGCCCTCGGCTTCCGTACGGACATCCCCTGGGCCGGGCTGCCGCAGCGGGCCAAGAAGGCCCTGCTCTTCGGTCACAAGATCCAGACCGAGGTCCGCTACCGCAACCGCTACGGGCGCGAGCGCGCCTACACCACCCCCGCCTTCGAGGGCGCGGTGCAGTTCGTCAAGCGGCGCCACACCGAGGCCGAGAGCGACTCCAGCCGGGAGCGCTTCGAGGGCTACATGCGCGAGGTGCCCTGCCCCACCTGTGAGGGCACCCGGCTCAAGCCGATCGTCCTCGCGGTGACGGTGATGGAGAAGTCCATCGCCGAGGTCGCCGCGATGTCCATCAGCGAGTGCGCCGAGTTCCTCGGCCGCCTCAAGCTGAACGCCCGCGACAAGAAGATCGCCGAACGGGTGCTCAAGGAGGTCAACGAGCGGCTGAAGTTCCTGGTGGACGTCGGCCTGGACTACCTCTCGCTGAACCGTGCGGCAGGCACCCTGTCCGGCGGCGAGGCCCAGCGCATCCGGCTGGCCACCCAGATCGGTTCCGGCCTGGTCGGCGTGCTGTACGTCCTGGACGAGCCGTCCATCGGCCTGCACCAGCGCGACAACCACCGGCTGATCGAGACCCTGGTCCGGCTGCGTGACATGGGCAACACGCTCATCGTCGTCGAGCACGACGAGGACACCATCAAGGTCGCCGACTGGGTCGTGGACATCGGCCCCGGCGCCGGTGAGCACGGCGGCAAGGTCGTCCACTCCGGTTCGCTCAAGGAGCTGCTGGGGAACAAGGCCTCGATCACCGGCCAGTACCTGTCCGGCAAGCGGTCCATCCCGACCCCGGACGCCCGCCGCCCGGTCGACCCGGACCGCTCCCTCACCGTGCACGGCGCCCGGGAGAACAACCTCCAGGACATCGACGTCTCCTTCCCGCTCGGCGTGCTCACCGCTGTCACGGGCGTCTCCGGATCCGGGAAGTCGACCCTGGTCAACGACATCCTCTACACGCACCTGGCCCGCGAGCTGAACGGCGCCAAGTCGGTCCCCGGCCGCCACACCCGGGTCGACGGCGACGACCTCGTCGACAAGGTGGTGCACGTCGACCAGTCGCCGATCGGCCGGACCCCCCGGTCCAACCCGGCGACGTACACCGGAGTCTTCGACCACGTCCGCAAGCTGTTCGCCGAGACCATGGAGGCGAAGGTGCGCGGCTATCTGCCGGGCCGCTTCTCCTTCAACGTCAAGGGCGGCCGCTGCGAGAACTGCTCCGGCGACGGCACGATCAAGATCGAGATGAACTTCCTGCCCGACGTGTACGTCCCGTGCGAGGTCTGCCACGGTGCGCGCTACAACCGGGAGACCCTGGAGGTCCACTACAAGGGCAAGTCCATCGCCGAGGTGCTGGACATGCCGATCGAGGAGGGCCTGGAGTTCTTCGAGGCCGTCCCGGCGATCGCCCGCCATCTGCGCACCCTCAATGACGTGGGCCTCGGCTACGTCCGGCTCGGCCAGTCCGCGCCGACCCTCTCCGGCGGTGAGGCGCAGCGCGTCAAGCTGGCGAGCGAGCTCCAGAAGCGCTCCACCGGCCGCACGGTCTACGTCCTGGACGAGCCGACCACCGGTCTGCACTTCGAGGACATCAGCAAGCTGATCACGGTGCTCTCGGGTCTGGTGGACAAGGGCAACTCGGTGATCGTCATCGAGCACAACCTCGACGTCATCAAGACCGCCGACTGGGTGGTCGACATGGGCCCCGAGGGCGGCAACGGCGGCGGACTGGTCGTCGCCGAGGGAACACCGGAGCAGGTCGCCTCGGTGCCCGCCAGCCACACCGGGAAGTTCCTCCAGGGCATTCTGGACGCGGACCGGATCGCCGAGGCCGCGGTGCCCTCGGGCGGGGCTCCCCGCGGGACGGCCGCCCGCAAGGCCGCCCCGGCGAAGAAGACGGCGGCCACGACGAAGTCGGCAGCCGCCAAGAAGGCCGCGGCGACCAAGGCGAAGGCCACGGCCACCGGCACCAAGGCCGCGGCCGCCAAGAAGACGACCCGAGCCCGCAAGGCCTGAGCCTCCGGGATCACCGACGGCGGCCCCCCCGGGAGGGCGACGGGGGG is a genomic window of Streptomyces sp. YPW6 containing:
- a CDS encoding TerC family protein yields the protein MDVSWTVWALTIVGLSALIAVDFFIGRKPHDVSTKEAGIWTVVWIALAILFGIGLMVVGESQASGEFFAGFITEKSLSVDNLFVFVLIMAKFSVPSHLQQRVLLIGVLIALVLRAIFIAAGAAVIANFSWVFYIFGAFLIYTAWKLIQEARAGEEEEEFEENRLLKKIEQRFGVADQYHGTKLFIQKNGKRIMTPLMVVMLAIGMTDVLFALDSIPAIFGLTQDPYIVFTANAFALMGLRQLYFLIGGLLKKLVHLSYGLSVILGFIGVKLVLHALHESGVHTPEISIPFSLSVICGVLVITTITSLIASKKQAAAEAEEAAKAETAGSADEESKTLN
- a CDS encoding MBL fold metallo-hydrolase, which codes for MTYSGAVKVGGPASVHELTDLMISKVAVGAMDNNAYLLRCRATGEQLLIDAAAEPETLLALIGDDGIASVVTTHRHGDHWQALAQVAGATGARTYAGRYDAEGIPVPTDVLVEDGDTITVGRVELTARHLVGHTPGSIALVYDDPHGAPHLFTGDCLFPGGVGNTHQDPEAFASLLSDVETKLFDVLPDETWVYPGHGHDTTLGAERPQLPAWRARGW
- a CDS encoding maleylpyruvate isomerase family mycothiol-dependent enzyme, with the protein product MMDHAHDLGAVREATERLLDAVGKLDDAAVTEPSRLPGWSRGHVLAHLSRNADALGNVLRGLPMYASSETRDADIADGASRPVAEQLADLRETADALRAVSGEPADWSRTVTLRNGVTDSASRVPFRRWVEVELHHVDLGIGYELEDLPAEFTEREIAFLADRFLGNESVPATGLTDLDGRTWSTGGGPPSDLVTVQGPAAELLGWLCGRRDGSALTVAGGPLPTLPPL
- the uvrA gene encoding excinuclease ABC subunit UvrA → MADRLIVRGAREHNLKNVSLDLPRDSLIVFTGLSGSGKSSLAFDTIFAEGQRRYVESLSSYARQFLGQMDKPDVDFIEGLSPAVSIDQKSTSRNPRSTVGTITEVYDYLRLLFARIGKPHCPECRRPISRQSPQAIVDKVLGLPEGSRFQVLSPLVRERKGEFVDLFADLQTKGYSRARVDGETIQLAEPPALKKQEKHTIEVVVDRLTVKDSAKRRLTDSVETALGLSGGMVVLDFVDLPEDDPERERMYSEHLYCPYDDLSFEELEPRSFSFNSPFGACPDCTGIGTRMEVDPELIVPDEEKSLDEGAIHPWSHGHTKEYFGRLIGALSEALGFRTDIPWAGLPQRAKKALLFGHKIQTEVRYRNRYGRERAYTTPAFEGAVQFVKRRHTEAESDSSRERFEGYMREVPCPTCEGTRLKPIVLAVTVMEKSIAEVAAMSISECAEFLGRLKLNARDKKIAERVLKEVNERLKFLVDVGLDYLSLNRAAGTLSGGEAQRIRLATQIGSGLVGVLYVLDEPSIGLHQRDNHRLIETLVRLRDMGNTLIVVEHDEDTIKVADWVVDIGPGAGEHGGKVVHSGSLKELLGNKASITGQYLSGKRSIPTPDARRPVDPDRSLTVHGARENNLQDIDVSFPLGVLTAVTGVSGSGKSTLVNDILYTHLARELNGAKSVPGRHTRVDGDDLVDKVVHVDQSPIGRTPRSNPATYTGVFDHVRKLFAETMEAKVRGYLPGRFSFNVKGGRCENCSGDGTIKIEMNFLPDVYVPCEVCHGARYNRETLEVHYKGKSIAEVLDMPIEEGLEFFEAVPAIARHLRTLNDVGLGYVRLGQSAPTLSGGEAQRVKLASELQKRSTGRTVYVLDEPTTGLHFEDISKLITVLSGLVDKGNSVIVIEHNLDVIKTADWVVDMGPEGGNGGGLVVAEGTPEQVASVPASHTGKFLQGILDADRIAEAAVPSGGAPRGTAARKAAPAKKTAATTKSAAAKKAAATKAKATATGTKAAAAKKTTRARKA